Proteins found in one Deltaproteobacteria bacterium IMCC39524 genomic segment:
- a CDS encoding serine protein kinase RIO, whose amino-acid sequence MKVPKRLEPLLHDGLIDEVLGQLMSGKESEVFLVRCGRETRCAKVYKEIQHRSFHKQTQYTEGRKVRNSRRSRAMGKHSRFGRKEQEEVWQNAEGDALRTLAAAGVRVPATYGFSEGVLIMELVVDGDGAVAPRLNDLGLSETLAREYHHLLIDQVVLMLCAGLIHGDLSEFNILLAGDGPVIIDLPQVIDAAANNNAKRLFTRDVDNLATYFGQFALELLVTDFAAEIWHLYETGDLQPGMHLTGQFKPIETAVDEDLIMREIDDAREEAMARF is encoded by the coding sequence ATGAAAGTCCCAAAAAGGTTAGAACCCCTGCTTCATGATGGACTGATCGACGAGGTTCTTGGTCAATTGATGAGCGGCAAAGAGTCCGAGGTTTTCCTTGTGCGTTGTGGTCGCGAAACCCGATGCGCCAAAGTTTACAAAGAGATCCAGCATCGCAGTTTTCACAAGCAGACCCAATACACTGAAGGTCGCAAGGTTCGTAACAGTCGCCGCAGTCGCGCCATGGGAAAACACTCGCGGTTCGGACGCAAGGAACAGGAGGAGGTCTGGCAAAACGCCGAGGGGGATGCCCTTCGTACTTTGGCCGCCGCCGGGGTGCGTGTGCCTGCAACCTATGGCTTTTCTGAAGGGGTCCTGATCATGGAGCTGGTCGTTGATGGTGACGGCGCTGTCGCCCCGCGTCTCAACGATCTGGGCCTGTCTGAAACGCTGGCCCGCGAGTATCATCATTTGCTGATCGACCAAGTTGTGCTCATGCTCTGCGCCGGACTCATTCACGGCGACCTCTCCGAATTCAATATATTGCTTGCCGGCGACGGGCCGGTGATCATCGATCTTCCCCAGGTCATCGACGCCGCCGCCAACAACAACGCCAAGCGGCTCTTCACGCGGGACGTCGACAACCTCGCCACCTATTTCGGACAGTTCGCGCTTGAACTCCTCGTAACGGACTTTGCCGCCGAGATCTGGCACCTCTACGAAACCGGCGACCTGCAGCCGGGAATGCACTTAACCGGTCAGTTTAAACCCATCGAGACAGCGGTCGACGAAGACCTCATCATGCGGGAGATCGACGACGCCCGCGAAGAGGCCATGGCCAGGTTTTGA
- a CDS encoding DUF2270 domain-containing protein yields the protein MADTDETMKNDLPNGFVEEIEKNSSLRFPVQTKDDIATLAHYYRGEMARMMSWRDRLDRTTNWAIGAVAAMLSISLATASAHHVVLIFSMVMVFLLLQIESRRYRFFHLFRTRVRLLERNYYSQFFDPEKSPETLDWSAQLSETLRNPRFTIGRRQAMARRLTRNYVWIFLILLAAWLLKTTTAVLQARTGEAEFIHSIDEFLHNTAIGYIPGAVVLAAVLFFYGWLFYIMIRHRTNEGELTFGEVHV from the coding sequence ATGGCTGACACAGATGAAACAATGAAGAATGATTTGCCGAACGGGTTTGTCGAAGAAATAGAAAAAAATTCGTCTCTCCGGTTTCCAGTGCAAACGAAGGACGACATCGCCACCCTCGCCCACTACTACCGTGGGGAAATGGCGCGCATGATGAGCTGGCGAGATCGGCTCGACCGCACCACCAACTGGGCGATTGGCGCCGTGGCCGCCATGCTCTCTATTTCCCTGGCCACGGCCAGCGCCCACCACGTCGTTCTTATCTTCTCAATGGTCATGGTCTTCCTTCTCCTGCAGATCGAGTCGCGACGCTATCGCTTTTTCCACCTGTTTCGAACCCGTGTACGCCTGTTGGAACGCAACTACTACAGTCAGTTTTTCGACCCGGAGAAGTCTCCCGAGACTCTCGACTGGTCCGCTCAACTTTCAGAAACCTTGCGGAATCCAAGGTTCACGATCGGTCGACGCCAGGCCATGGCGCGCCGCCTGACCAGGAACTACGTCTGGATTTTCCTGATTCTGCTGGCGGCGTGGCTGCTGAAGACCACCACAGCTGTGCTGCAAGCCCGCACAGGCGAAGCGGAGTTTATCCACTCGATCGATGAGTTCCTGCACAATACAGCGATCGGCTACATCCCGGGAGCAGTCGTCCTTGCGGCCGTGTTGTTCTTCTATGGCTGGTTGTTCTACATCATGATCCGGCATCGGACGAACGAAGGAGAGTTGACCTTCGGCGAGGTGCATGTCTGA
- a CDS encoding nitroreductase family protein translates to MINFSPGAYPTPIAEAEELCIRCGHCVAICPSSSLLHAEIPLANCPKIQPELFLNPEQCEQFLRSRRSIRNYRDKAVPRETLQELIELARYAPTGHNTQSVEWLVLSDREDLDKLVQIVGQWMRWMLANMKEFALSFHMDKALARLEEGDDVVLRGAPVLVVAHAAKEDPMAQSSCTIALTTLELAATAMELGGCWAGYFNTAASTFPPMQQALGLQEWHQCYGAMMLGYPKFRYHRMPERKTPSITWR, encoded by the coding sequence CTGATCAACTTCTCCCCGGGCGCATATCCCACCCCGATTGCCGAGGCGGAAGAACTGTGCATCCGTTGCGGGCACTGTGTTGCGATTTGCCCGTCCAGCAGCTTGCTTCATGCCGAGATACCCCTGGCCAACTGCCCGAAGATTCAACCCGAGCTGTTTTTGAACCCTGAACAGTGCGAGCAGTTTCTCAGAAGCCGGCGCTCGATCCGCAACTACCGCGATAAAGCCGTGCCCCGGGAGACTCTGCAAGAGCTCATCGAGCTGGCGCGCTATGCGCCGACCGGACACAACACCCAGAGTGTCGAATGGCTGGTGCTGAGCGATCGTGAGGATTTAGACAAGCTGGTGCAGATCGTTGGCCAGTGGATGCGCTGGATGCTGGCGAATATGAAAGAGTTCGCTTTGTCGTTTCATATGGATAAAGCTCTGGCGAGGCTGGAAGAGGGCGACGACGTCGTTTTGCGTGGCGCTCCGGTGCTTGTGGTGGCCCACGCCGCCAAGGAAGATCCTATGGCCCAGTCCAGCTGTACGATCGCTTTGACCACCCTGGAGCTGGCCGCAACCGCTATGGAGCTCGGTGGCTGCTGGGCGGGCTACTTCAACACAGCTGCCAGTACCTTCCCGCCGATGCAGCAGGCGCTGGGCTTGCAGGAATGGCACCAGTGCTACGGCGCGATGATGCTCGGTTACCCGAAGTTTCGATATCATCGAATGCCCGAGCGGAAAACACCGTCGATTACCTGGCGTTGA
- the hemG gene encoding menaquinone-dependent protoporphyrinogen IX dehydrogenase has protein sequence MNNILIVYASTDGHTRKICERLQQVIEEQGSQVQLLQIDEPHPDLTPFDKIVVGASVRYGKHSKLIYDFVKKNQQHLDRKPNAFFSVNVVARKPEKNQPDTNPYLKKFLGQIAWQPKHLEVFGGNLDYPGCRYLDRQMIRLIMWMTKGPTAPDTVVDYTDWDQVEAFGDRIHNMQG, from the coding sequence ATGAATAATATTCTGATTGTTTACGCAAGCACCGATGGTCACACACGGAAAATCTGCGAGCGACTGCAGCAGGTAATCGAAGAGCAGGGCAGCCAGGTGCAGTTGCTGCAGATTGATGAACCGCATCCGGATTTGACGCCCTTCGACAAGATCGTTGTTGGGGCGAGTGTCCGCTATGGGAAACATAGTAAGTTGATCTACGACTTTGTCAAAAAGAACCAACAGCATCTTGACAGGAAACCGAACGCTTTTTTCTCGGTCAATGTTGTTGCTCGAAAACCTGAGAAAAACCAGCCTGATACTAATCCATATTTAAAGAAGTTTCTCGGCCAGATTGCGTGGCAGCCGAAACATCTGGAGGTCTTTGGTGGCAACCTTGATTATCCAGGGTGTCGCTACCTTGACCGTCAGATGATACGTTTGATCATGTGGATGACCAAAGGTCCGACCGCGCCCGATACTGTGGTGGATTATACCGATTGGGACCAGGTTGAGGCTTTCGGAGACCGGATCCACAATATGCAGGGTTGA
- a CDS encoding universal stress protein, with amino-acid sequence MESKRVKRILVAVDESQRSIKVVERAAEIAGLFHAKIILVHIRQKVPDVLGEPFYQNLFNHYMHAAEQATAPLQVMLEDKGIDHEVLILEGDPAQAITEAASNQKCELIVMGTRGLSNIAGMALGSVSHKVLQVMDRMVLIVP; translated from the coding sequence ATGGAAAGCAAAAGGGTCAAGCGAATTTTAGTGGCTGTAGACGAGTCTCAACGCTCCATCAAGGTTGTGGAAAGAGCCGCAGAGATAGCGGGGCTTTTTCATGCAAAGATAATCCTTGTGCACATACGCCAGAAGGTTCCAGATGTCCTCGGTGAACCTTTTTATCAAAACCTTTTCAATCATTATATGCACGCCGCCGAGCAGGCAACGGCACCGCTGCAGGTGATGCTTGAGGACAAGGGGATTGACCACGAGGTGTTGATTCTCGAAGGTGACCCTGCTCAGGCCATTACCGAGGCGGCGAGTAACCAGAAGTGCGAGCTCATCGTTATGGGCACAAGGGGTCTTTCGAATATCGCGGGCATGGCTCTTGGCAGCGTCAGTCACAAGGTACTTCAAGTCATGGATCGCATGGTTCTTATTGTGCCTTAA
- a CDS encoding VUT family protein yields MFEVLFYLGSIVVANLLVMNFGIIQVAGLSFPAGAVAVGFTFTARDLVQRRFGKWGCWIWMFVASWISAVFSPTLALASLGAFVVAEGLDWAVFTASPLSFRGRAIVSNIVGTPLDSVVFVYLAFGPIWDAMWGQTIIKLASSLLIVFMIRNVQETGLKSTGLKGGVA; encoded by the coding sequence ATGTTTGAAGTACTTTTTTACCTGGGATCCATAGTCGTTGCCAATCTGCTGGTCATGAATTTTGGTATTATTCAGGTGGCGGGACTTTCTTTTCCCGCCGGGGCAGTGGCGGTCGGTTTCACTTTCACAGCAAGAGACCTTGTTCAGAGAAGATTCGGGAAATGGGGCTGCTGGATTTGGATGTTCGTCGCATCCTGGATCTCCGCAGTCTTTTCTCCCACCCTGGCCCTGGCGAGCCTGGGTGCTTTTGTTGTTGCAGAAGGATTGGATTGGGCTGTCTTTACAGCATCCCCCCTTTCTTTTCGAGGGCGCGCCATCGTCAGTAACATTGTTGGAACCCCCCTGGACTCCGTCGTCTTCGTTTACTTGGCTTTCGGGCCGATCTGGGATGCGATGTGGGGACAGACAATCATTAAACTGGCAAGCAGCCTTTTAATTGTCTTCATGATAAGGAACGTACAGGAGACAGGTTTGAAATCAACGGGGCTTAAAGGCGGGGTTGCATAG
- the pdxB gene encoding 4-phosphoerythronate dehydrogenase PdxB — MSTQTTKSNSRSLVIVDDKIPYIKGALEPFAEVIYLPGEELTAAIVRDADALITRTRTLCSAELLEGSSVKFIASATIGFDHIDTAYCRRQGIAWANAPGCNAGSVNQYLASALLTYACKKRIKLRDLTVGIVGVGNVGRKTADLCHAIGMQVLLNDPPRQRAEGSGNFTSLARIREQADIITFHVPLQSAGEFATHHMVDDSFLKDLEKSPLLVNTCRGEVFDSGAVKNARDSSFISGLIIDCWENEPEIDLELLEKADLGTAHIAGYSRDGKAIGTMMSIRAVSRFFKLGIDDWQPTEVELPEQTLIQLDGHKKDEESVLAEAVLATYDILADDKRLRAAAPGSFERLRGEYPVRREFHNYRIEARNVHKSTVSALKRMGFQLP, encoded by the coding sequence ATGTCGACGCAAACCACGAAAAGCAACTCACGATCACTCGTTATTGTTGATGACAAGATCCCCTATATCAAAGGCGCCCTCGAACCCTTCGCGGAGGTGATCTACCTGCCGGGAGAAGAGTTGACAGCGGCAATCGTCAGGGATGCCGACGCCCTCATAACCAGAACCCGAACCCTCTGCAGCGCGGAGCTGCTTGAAGGCTCTTCGGTAAAATTCATCGCCTCGGCAACCATAGGGTTTGATCATATTGATACAGCCTACTGCAGACGACAGGGTATTGCCTGGGCCAATGCTCCGGGGTGCAATGCCGGGAGCGTCAACCAGTACCTTGCCTCGGCATTGTTGACCTACGCGTGCAAAAAGAGAATCAAGCTTCGCGATCTCACCGTCGGCATTGTCGGTGTTGGAAATGTGGGCAGAAAAACAGCAGACTTGTGCCACGCCATTGGCATGCAGGTTCTGCTTAACGATCCGCCCAGGCAAAGAGCGGAAGGCAGCGGCAATTTTACCAGTCTTGCCCGAATCCGGGAGCAAGCCGATATCATCACCTTCCACGTCCCCTTGCAGTCCGCAGGAGAGTTTGCCACCCATCACATGGTTGACGACAGCTTTTTAAAAGACCTGGAGAAAAGCCCCCTGCTGGTCAATACCTGTCGGGGAGAGGTCTTTGACAGCGGCGCAGTAAAAAACGCACGGGACTCCAGCTTTATCTCGGGCCTGATCATCGATTGCTGGGAAAACGAACCTGAGATCGACCTGGAACTGCTTGAAAAAGCAGATTTGGGCACGGCCCATATCGCCGGTTATTCCAGGGACGGCAAAGCCATTGGCACAATGATGAGCATCCGTGCGGTCAGCCGCTTTTTCAAGCTCGGCATCGATGACTGGCAACCGACGGAGGTTGAGTTGCCGGAGCAAACGCTCATTCAACTCGACGGTCACAAAAAAGACGAAGAAAGTGTCCTGGCAGAAGCGGTGTTGGCAACCTATGACATCCTTGCGGATGATAAAAGGCTCCGGGCTGCTGCACCCGGGTCTTTTGAACGCCTCAGAGGTGAGTACCCGGTCAGAAGGGAATTCCACAACTACCGAATTGAAGCCAGGAATGTCCATAAAAGTACGGTATCGGCTTTAAAAAGGATGGGGTTTCAACTCCCATAG
- a CDS encoding universal stress protein translates to MKVIERILLAVDESSHSDLVAERAIAMADSFQAKIFLVYVHPKVLELGQPYYQEVLNKYLENAEHAVAHHKTHLEKSGVDFEVLILEGDPAEMIIETARVMKSDLIVMGSRGLSNILGLTLGSVSTKVLHSAKCMVLIVP, encoded by the coding sequence ATGAAAGTAATCGAGCGGATTCTATTGGCCGTGGATGAATCGAGTCACTCGGACCTGGTTGCCGAGAGGGCCATTGCGATGGCAGACTCTTTTCAGGCGAAGATTTTTCTGGTGTATGTCCATCCCAAGGTTCTGGAGCTTGGTCAGCCTTACTACCAAGAAGTTCTCAACAAGTACTTAGAGAACGCAGAACATGCGGTTGCTCATCACAAAACGCATCTTGAGAAGAGTGGGGTTGATTTTGAAGTGTTGATCCTCGAAGGCGACCCTGCAGAAATGATCATCGAAACGGCGCGCGTTATGAAAAGCGATCTGATCGTGATGGGATCAAGAGGTTTGTCGAACATCCTGGGCTTAACTTTGGGGAGTGTCAGCACCAAGGTGTTGCACTCAGCCAAGTGCATGGTACTGATTGTGCCCTAG
- a CDS encoding ABC transporter ATP-binding protein — protein MKYPPLATDNNPPPKSLFDVFIYSRRALELVWSTSSRLALVFASLTLVAGVLPAAVAWVGQLIVDGVVTAMGQQQQSGSADTTFVLLFVAAEAGLVALIAGAQRGISTCQALLRALMGQRINLMILEKALTLKLANFEDSEFYDKLTRARREASTRPLSLVTRTFGLVQNAISLTSYAILLVQFSPWAVLILVAGGIPEFIAEAKFSGDKFRLFRWRSPETRMQMYLETVLAREDYAKEVKLFRLGPKLLERYRAIFTKLFAEDRKLTLRRDSWGFVLGLIGTAAFYSAYAWIALAAIKGMISLGQMTMYLLLFKQGQSAVSASLSAISGMYEDNLYLSNLYEYLEQPTPIVAGKLQQGPQPGDGVRFEDVSFSYPGSEEPALRQVCLHLKPGDSLALVGENGSGKTTLIKLLTRLYQPDAGRILLDGLDLQLWDADSLRQRIGVIFQDFGRYQFLVGENIGAGDMSHFEDRQRWHKAAEMGMASEFIEKLPQQYDTQLGKWFKDGRELSGGQWQKIALARAFMRTKADLLVLDEPTATMDAAAEAAIFEHFRELSRGKMTVLISHRFSTVRMADQIVVIDKGRIIEQGSHEQLMELGGQYAYLFSLQAQGYR, from the coding sequence TTGAAATACCCACCCCTGGCCACAGACAACAACCCGCCGCCCAAGAGTTTGTTTGACGTTTTTATTTACAGCCGTCGCGCCCTTGAACTGGTCTGGTCGACGAGCTCAAGGCTGGCCCTGGTCTTTGCTTCCTTAACGCTGGTGGCCGGGGTGTTGCCCGCCGCCGTGGCCTGGGTTGGCCAGCTGATCGTCGATGGTGTGGTTACTGCGATGGGTCAGCAGCAACAGAGCGGCAGTGCCGATACCACCTTTGTGCTCCTGTTTGTTGCTGCTGAAGCAGGTCTGGTGGCTTTGATTGCCGGTGCGCAACGTGGCATCTCGACGTGCCAGGCGCTGCTGCGTGCGCTGATGGGGCAGCGTATCAATCTGATGATTCTGGAAAAAGCCTTAACCCTCAAACTGGCAAATTTCGAAGATTCGGAATTCTATGACAAGCTGACCCGTGCCCGGCGAGAGGCCTCGACCAGGCCCTTAAGCCTGGTAACGCGAACCTTTGGCCTGGTGCAGAATGCAATATCACTGACCAGTTACGCCATCCTTCTGGTGCAATTCTCACCATGGGCGGTTCTGATCCTGGTGGCTGGCGGCATCCCTGAATTTATCGCCGAGGCTAAATTCTCCGGTGACAAGTTTCGCCTGTTCCGTTGGCGTTCGCCAGAGACGCGGATGCAGATGTATCTGGAGACAGTGCTGGCCCGGGAGGATTACGCCAAAGAGGTCAAGCTGTTCCGTTTGGGACCAAAGTTGCTGGAACGATATCGAGCGATCTTTACGAAGCTGTTTGCCGAGGATCGCAAACTGACGCTGCGCCGCGATAGCTGGGGATTCGTCCTTGGACTGATCGGGACTGCCGCCTTTTATAGCGCTTACGCCTGGATTGCCCTTGCGGCCATCAAGGGCATGATCAGTCTGGGGCAGATGACGATGTACCTGCTGCTTTTCAAACAGGGGCAATCGGCCGTTTCGGCCAGTCTTTCGGCGATCAGTGGTATGTACGAAGACAACCTCTACTTATCGAACTTGTACGAGTACCTGGAGCAACCGACGCCAATAGTGGCAGGCAAGTTACAGCAGGGCCCGCAGCCGGGTGACGGCGTGCGTTTTGAAGATGTCAGCTTCTCCTATCCAGGGAGCGAAGAACCGGCCTTGCGTCAGGTCTGTCTGCATCTTAAGCCGGGAGACAGCCTGGCCCTGGTCGGCGAAAACGGTTCCGGAAAAACCACCCTGATCAAGTTGCTGACCCGCCTCTATCAACCTGATGCCGGACGCATCCTGCTCGACGGTCTCGATTTACAGTTATGGGATGCTGATTCTTTGCGGCAGCGGATCGGGGTCATATTTCAAGATTTTGGCCGTTACCAGTTTCTGGTCGGGGAAAATATCGGCGCCGGCGATATGAGCCACTTCGAAGATCGTCAACGCTGGCATAAAGCCGCTGAGATGGGGATGGCGAGTGAGTTCATAGAGAAGCTGCCGCAACAATATGATACCCAACTCGGTAAATGGTTCAAAGACGGACGCGAGCTCTCCGGCGGACAGTGGCAGAAGATTGCTCTGGCCCGCGCCTTTATGCGCACCAAGGCAGACCTGCTGGTGCTCGACGAACCGACCGCCACGATGGATGCAGCCGCTGAGGCGGCCATCTTTGAGCATTTTCGTGAGTTAAGCCGAGGCAAGATGACGGTTCTGATTTCCCATCGTTTCTCAACCGTGCGTATGGCTGACCAGATCGTCGTCATCGATAAGGGCCGCATCATCGAACAGGGCAGCCACGAACAGTTGATGGAGCTGGGAGGCCAGTACGCTTATCTTTTTTCGCTACAGGCTCAGGGGTATCGCTAG
- a CDS encoding isochorismatase family protein, producing MFVEKEKTASFDVDPQRGFTPLCPKELPIAGGDEIAGELNEQANYASCRLVSKDQHPVEALWVTDDPNQVLTPVEGDYPNLDVKWPAHCVAGTEGNRLIPGLPDEDAYDLVVHKGIDPEKHPYGACYHDLASSESTGVIEWLQQRNIETVIVGGLATDYCMKTTALQLKAAGFKVIVNLGACRSVNPATLDADQAEMRRAGIDIIQSASELQSSP from the coding sequence ATGTTTGTTGAAAAAGAGAAAACCGCCAGTTTCGACGTCGACCCGCAACGCGGTTTCACGCCTTTATGCCCGAAGGAACTGCCGATCGCCGGGGGTGATGAGATCGCCGGTGAGCTTAACGAGCAGGCGAACTACGCCAGCTGCCGGCTGGTCAGCAAAGACCAACACCCCGTCGAAGCTCTCTGGGTGACCGATGACCCGAACCAGGTGCTGACCCCGGTTGAAGGAGATTATCCGAACCTTGATGTCAAGTGGCCAGCCCACTGCGTAGCCGGCACCGAGGGCAACAGGCTGATCCCCGGCCTGCCCGATGAAGACGCCTATGACTTGGTGGTGCATAAGGGTATTGATCCGGAGAAGCACCCCTACGGGGCCTGCTACCACGACCTGGCCAGCAGTGAGTCGACCGGGGTGATCGAGTGGCTGCAGCAACGGAACATTGAGACAGTGATCGTTGGCGGCCTGGCCACCGATTACTGCATGAAGACCACGGCGCTACAGCTTAAAGCCGCCGGATTCAAGGTCATCGTCAACCTCGGCGCTTGTCGCAGCGTCAACCCGGCGACTCTCGATGCAGACCAGGCAGAGATGCGCCGCGCCGGGATCGACATCATCCAGAGCGCAAGCGAACTGCAGTCCTCACCCTGA
- the pncB gene encoding nicotinate phosphoribosyltransferase, with translation MPQEPLITSLLDTDLYKLTMMQAFYHAPEFSGVEAEWKFNCRNRTGNGTDLTRILPEIVRQLDLVCTLRFEEDELAYLATLPFFKKDFLDYLRTFQLERKHIFARPLADGDIDLRFRGPIVAICLFEIHALAIISELNTFQLESGFDTNLARQRLANKLRMLTDHSVLAGVRIADFSTRRRASKAWQYEMVEIFRGTARQHLAGTSNLYLAWKLELTPIGTMAHEWLQAWQGVVALAEAQRAALNGWVREYHGSLGIALTDNYSMDAFCRDFSPALARSFSGLRHDSGDPFNWGEQAIELYSRSGIDPLSRTLIFSDSLDFPRMIKIYEHFRGRVQMSFGIGTNLGNDVGIKALNIIIKLVRVNGQPVAKVSDEPGKSMCEDENYLREVAKAYGITLSGAVGGD, from the coding sequence GTGCCACAAGAGCCACTCATCACTTCGCTGCTCGACACCGACCTGTACAAGTTGACGATGATGCAAGCGTTCTACCACGCTCCCGAATTCTCCGGGGTTGAGGCCGAGTGGAAATTCAACTGCCGCAACCGGACCGGCAACGGCACCGACCTGACCCGGATCCTCCCTGAGATCGTGAGACAGCTCGACCTGGTCTGCACACTCCGCTTCGAGGAAGACGAACTCGCCTATCTCGCCACCCTGCCGTTTTTCAAAAAAGACTTCCTGGACTACCTGCGCACTTTCCAGCTTGAGCGAAAACACATCTTTGCCCGGCCGCTCGCAGACGGCGACATCGACCTGCGCTTCCGCGGGCCGATCGTGGCCATCTGTCTCTTTGAGATCCATGCCCTGGCAATCATCAGCGAGCTCAACACCTTTCAACTCGAGTCCGGTTTCGATACGAACCTTGCTCGCCAGCGACTGGCAAACAAACTCCGCATGCTGACTGATCACAGTGTCCTGGCCGGAGTCAGGATCGCCGACTTTTCAACACGGCGACGGGCCTCGAAAGCCTGGCAGTACGAGATGGTCGAGATCTTCCGTGGTACGGCTCGGCAACACCTCGCCGGCACCAGCAACCTCTACCTGGCCTGGAAACTTGAGCTCACGCCCATCGGCACCATGGCCCACGAGTGGCTGCAAGCCTGGCAGGGCGTGGTCGCTCTTGCCGAAGCGCAGCGGGCCGCCTTGAATGGCTGGGTCCGCGAGTACCACGGCTCCCTCGGTATCGCCCTGACCGACAACTACAGCATGGACGCCTTCTGCCGCGACTTTTCCCCGGCCCTGGCCCGGTCCTTCAGCGGTTTGCGCCACGACAGCGGCGACCCCTTCAACTGGGGAGAACAGGCGATCGAACTCTACAGCCGTAGCGGTATCGATCCTTTGTCCCGCACCCTGATCTTCAGCGACAGCCTTGATTTTCCGCGCATGATCAAGATCTACGAGCATTTCCGTGGCCGGGTCCAGATGTCCTTCGGTATCGGCACCAACCTCGGCAATGATGTCGGCATAAAGGCGCTGAATATCATCATCAAGCTCGTTCGCGTCAATGGTCAGCCGGTGGCGAAGGTCTCCGATGAACCGGGGAAGAGCATGTGTGAGGATGAGAATTATTTACGCGAGGTGGCAAAGGCCTACGGAATCACGCTTTCAGGGGCAGTTGGAGGAGATTAA
- a CDS encoding DUF933 domain-containing protein translates to MKIAILGLAQTGKKTLFTLLTGRSIPPTVKPGEAIEGSATIKDSRVDALRDFYNPEKTTYAENQFVLCPDITASGTSRLWMDPAQRCDLLCLLIRSFDSPDVFHPAGSVDPERDRATIETELLLADMQLVETRLQRLAKDKKKGQTTEQALEEEVLQRLNTALEEERFLSTVELAPDEEHAIKSLELITRTPLLFAYNVSEDDIGKDFGPGVFTISCAIESEIAAINDEGERKEFMEAMGITEPSLDRINAALYDALGLMSFYTSGKDECRAWTIRKGSSAPMAGGKIHSDIERGFIRVEVMKFDDLMAAGSEQAVKKAGKMQLNGKDYTIEDGDICHFLFNV, encoded by the coding sequence ATGAAGATCGCAATATTGGGTCTGGCCCAGACGGGCAAGAAAACCCTCTTCACGCTGTTGACCGGACGATCCATACCCCCGACTGTTAAACCCGGTGAGGCCATCGAAGGTAGTGCAACAATCAAAGACAGCCGTGTAGATGCTTTACGCGATTTTTACAACCCTGAAAAGACCACTTATGCAGAGAACCAGTTCGTACTCTGCCCTGATATTACCGCTAGCGGCACCTCGCGCCTCTGGATGGACCCTGCCCAGCGCTGTGATCTTCTCTGCCTGCTGATCAGATCCTTCGACTCACCGGATGTTTTTCACCCCGCCGGATCGGTGGATCCAGAGCGTGATCGGGCCACGATCGAAACAGAGCTATTGCTGGCCGACATGCAGTTGGTGGAGACGCGCCTGCAGCGCCTCGCCAAAGACAAGAAGAAAGGTCAGACGACAGAGCAAGCTCTGGAAGAAGAAGTCCTGCAACGCTTAAACACGGCCCTGGAGGAGGAACGCTTCTTAAGCACTGTAGAACTTGCTCCTGACGAAGAACATGCGATCAAAAGCCTCGAGCTGATCACTCGTACGCCGCTGCTTTTTGCCTACAACGTCTCCGAGGATGATATCGGCAAAGATTTCGGGCCTGGCGTCTTTACTATCTCCTGTGCGATCGAGAGCGAAATCGCGGCTATCAATGACGAAGGGGAGCGTAAAGAATTCATGGAGGCAATGGGCATCACCGAACCGAGCCTCGACCGGATTAACGCCGCTCTTTACGACGCGCTTGGCCTCATGAGCTTCTACACCTCTGGTAAAGATGAGTGCCGCGCCTGGACCATCCGCAAAGGCTCCAGCGCGCCAATGGCCGGTGGCAAGATCCACAGTGACATCGAACGAGGCTTTATCCGGGTTGAGGTCATGAAATTCGACGACCTGATGGCCGCCGGTTCTGAACAGGCTGTCAAGAAGGCGGGTAAGATGCAGCTAAACGGTAAAGACTACACGATTGAGGACGGTGATATCTGCCACTTCCTCTTCAACGTTTGA